The following DNA comes from Ptychodera flava strain L36383 chromosome 23 unlocalized genomic scaffold, AS_Pfla_20210202 Scaffold_24__1_contigs__length_23054250_pilon, whole genome shotgun sequence.
GTAAGTCTCAGTGCTGAAGgttgtgttgttgttatgaTGACTAtcgaaatttgcatacaactctgggAGTGAAACAGGTTGTCAAATTATCACCAaccctgtttccttgggtattaaaggtgttcaaTATTCACTTTAAataactagaaaattcacttcatggacagaatcttgaaaaagagCCTTATCTTGTCTGGTTAAAGAGAAAAgatatccctaaactaaaacaggcatgggctaccagccattgtcactgggctaccaacttcagaaaatggtagcccaagtggactaccatgggaaaaagttaatttcacgCCTTGTTTAAAGTTAATATCATTGTCAAACACAGTTTGACCAATAATTTACATACCTGTTGTGCTTGTTTAGCTTTCCTTGTTTTTTCCTTGCCTTGGTGACACTCCAATACCAGCTTTCCAACAACAATGAATGGAACTCCATCAAATTCAATAGAATTGGTATCTTTGGAACATTCAGGTAAATTCCATCGAACCCTATGTGGCGTACCTTCAAACATATTCATAAAAGGAATTACTCTGGTAAGATTTGGTGAAGCTATCATTACAAAACTGAATGAGCTTGTGAACATTCATTTTGCTTCATTCATAAGTATATTACTAACACCAAACGTTGCCTGACCACCTTTTCATGTCTAAGGTCAAAAATCCTTTCATTTTATAATATCAACTTCTCAATATTTGTACTAAAATTTGTATTTAATTTTTAGGTTTCCTTGAAGAggtaacaaaaatgtaaaatcttaTCTTCCAAGCTCTACAAATGAATCTACTGATAACATGTTTAAGGGAAGGGGGTCCTGGTTGCAATTGAAACGAGTATTCACTTCATGATTTTGGACATATTTTCAATAGACCTTGGGAAATAGAATTTACAACTTTCAGTTATAATATCTACCAAGGAGTCTTTTTTTTTATATAGTTTTAATGTATAAATGAAATTCTATTCATCATTGAACTAACTGGCAGATGAAAACTACATTTGaacataaagaaataaaaaaaacagtaattttatttgaaaaacgaTAATTTACTGCATAAGGAGATAACTACAACTTACAAGACTATATTTCAAATACAATCAcattatgaaatacaatgttgtagataagaataaatgataaaaggatatacttacaaaaatatatatggaAAATAATGGACTTAAACATATAGatctataaaataaaaaaaatgaaaattatattaaatttattgttaaatAAATGACAGTATATTCTGTCAAAATAGGGTATTTTAGAGTCAACAATGGTGCTGTCATGcatgaccaaaaaaaatcttaaaaaattaaaaaattgactaaaaaaaattgaaaaaaaaaaaattaacaactgAATATATAATATGTTTCCGTGACAGATAAAATAAGGTactttttctgtcaaaaaaatCGAACATTAAAAGCCTAAAGAGAGATAAAACTAACAGGTCAAAATTGTACTGTGGTTCTACATGTTCTACACAATACTATATATTgaacagtgttctccctgaataaggtaacaggggcgtggcgccctcttgtaaattccgagcgcccccttgccagaaatgaaaaagatttatttttttgaaaaataaaacaataaaatgtacggggaaaaaaagttgacagtgatttacaagcaaaatgcgagcgtgagcgtcgatcctgcagactgcaaacgtaattctcatcgatcttgcaaatctcgcgagtttgtgatgtcatccgagatcataagcccatgtgcaactcctcgaaggcagccatatttgcatggttCAGTCCGTAACGttacgttagccacggtccctccatagggaccgtgcattaggtaaccgacttagctgagtaaacatggcaaggagcttgagggtaaccaaggacagcagagtacactgaagtttttataggaggttagaatttcgtttgtgtattccttccaaaagcaaaacaacctaatTTTAGGCTTGGTCGGACTTGTATcaggatgagaacacgtgagtgttatggtgataattttgccatcgatgaataaatgtatgtctcaagactcgctatgttttcgtttgtaataaaagttatggaacactgtttcagatctcttttcctttgagttttttgtacgaaaaaaatctgaaaaaatgctccccaaacctgagtgttatggtgataattttgacatcgatgaattaatgtatgtctctcgctacgttttcgttttcaaaaaatgaaatcttcataattgaaatcagtgaactgtaataaaagttatggtacactgtctcagatctcctttcctttgagttttttatacgaaaaaaatctgaaaaaaatactccccaagtgccaccaaatgacaccattttaatcgctgtttttcaaaagctccaacggtaggaggggggacacccccctcctgacctccccccgcgaccgctaacgcggccgcttgtggtgcttcgcaccacgtcttcgccctcttctcaaaaaaatcctggggagaacactgtattgctgcgaaaacgagccctgccactccttgacgtgttctacTGGGAGTGGGGGCTGCGATGTGAAGAACTGAAATATCGCACAGGATAGTATTACACATGCACTATGCCGATGCGCACGGAATTTCGAACGGCGCGAATTTGAACGCCAATTTTCAATCTTTAGAGAAATAATTTCCATAGACTTGGTCCAAAGTCCATTTAGCATCTATCCATTGGAAGATGTGTAGGTATTCCTCAAGTTTACCTACTTTTAACGGGTTTTTCCAACTGTTACCGGCGATCGCCTTGAAGTcaccgccatcttgaattttagcTGCATGACCCATGACGTCATGCAAGTCTCGCACGTTCCCGTTCTAGTTACAGACAACACGTGCGCTCGACCATCG
Coding sequences within:
- the LOC139124757 gene encoding uncharacterized protein — its product is MGHAAKIQDGGDFKAIAGNSWKNPLKIYMFKSIIFHIYFCTPHRVRWNLPECSKDTNSIEFDGVPFIVVGKLVLECHQGKEKTRKAKQAQQLNDDHGSYKKKRFLVQPSKKIGCPAQVIMREVIRFDQFKVKNLFECHTLCTLIQ